Proteins encoded by one window of Dreissena polymorpha isolate Duluth1 chromosome 11, UMN_Dpol_1.0, whole genome shotgun sequence:
- the LOC127850888 gene encoding DNA polymerase III subunit epsilon-like encodes MSSSTTSSLTSSKSLTNTRGQAGRDNDEKAVLTKGRVRKLSPCTIAEESYVRPIKRGRVNKNEGGEEQAGPSGSRSKDLEHHKSSELVTLPRARGEQTVQHSQRNIKHGRLQEPTFVIIDLETTDLIHGSLMPHITQIAVKEKETGVSFSVYVMPKMPITPNATRLTGICVDFKGDMLVNGKRVEYVSAHRALTQLRTWLKQFKNVVLVAHNGKAFDFPILMSALKNNKMVKSFLSSVTGFVDSLEVFRNKYPGRRSYKQVDLARKLLGTTYNEHNAIADVQTLTQLVGLCTTSVLLSFRFSSEDIIND; translated from the exons TCAACGACATCATCATTAACAAGTTCAAAATCTCTTACCAATACTCGAGGTCAAGCTGGAAGAGATAACGATGAAAAAGCAGTATTAACCAAGGGTCGTGTTCGAAAATTATCACCTTGTACCATAGCCGAAGAGAGTTATGTGCGACCCATCAAGAGGGGACGGGTGAACAAAAACGAGGGAGGCGAAGAGCAGGCCGGACCAAGTGGAAGTCGATCTAAAGACTTAGAGCACCACAAATCTTCAGAGTTAGTCACTCTGCCTAGAGCGCGAGGGGAACAGACA GTGCAGCATTCTCAAAGGAACATAAAACATGGGCGACTGCAGGAGCCAACGTTTGTTATCATAGACCTTGAAACTACCGACCTAA TCCATGGCTCTCTGATGCCCCATATTACACAAATTGCAGTAAAGGAGAAAGAGACTGGAGTTTCATTTTCAGTCTATGTCATGCCAAAGATGCCAATAACTCCTAACGCAACCAGGCTGACTGGTATATGTGTCGATTTCAAAGGTGATATGTTGGTTAATGGAAAGCGTGTAGAGTATGTTTCGGCGCACAGAGCTCTCACACAATTACGTACGTGGCTCAAGCAGTTCAAAAATGTTGTCCTCGTAGCACACAATGGGAAAGCATTTGACTTTCCAATATTGATGTCGGCGTTAAAGAATAACAAAATGGTCAAGAGCTTTCTTTCTTCCGTAACTGGATTTGTCGACTCATTGGAGGTGTTCAGAAATAAATATCCGGGCCGCCGGTCATACAAGCAGGTGGACCTAGCACGGAAACTTCTTGGCACTACCTATAATGAACACAACGCTATAGCGGATGTACAAACCTTAACACAATTAGTTGGTTTGTGTACAACGTCTGTGCTCCTTTCGTTCAGGTTTTCATCAGAGGATATCATTAATGATTGA